The genomic window AAATCAAAACACAGGACTACACTGATAATATGGAACAAAAAATCCGCGTATTGCAACATACGATTGAACAGGCATTGCAAGAGCAAGCGCGCATTACTGGACGAACAATTACTCCATTAGAATAAAAAAGGTGAACAAAACAACATTAGTACCAAAATAGAGTAAGAATAGGTTGCTTTCTGTATTTACTTTCATACAATAGATACTAAGATATAGTTTAGAATTCTCTGAGATGCTCGTCAGCGGGTGAGTCCCCTGAGCCGATATTTCAAAACATTTAGAATGTGGTTATCTGTTTATGGTGTGCATGCCGGGTCAGCTAGGGAGAACCTAGCCACCAGGAAGCCTAAAGTTAACGATGCTACGTTCACCTTGAACCCCGGGTTCAAGGGTTACAGCCCGCAACGGCATCTTGGAGTTCCTCAATTGGTTACACTACTATACTCATAACGTTACCATCCAAATATACCGCGCTTTAGTAAATAAAAACTGAGTGATGCGATAATAAGTGATCGCATTATTTTATCCTGCTAGATTGATAATCCTAAATTTTATGTCTAATAACTTACTAAAACGACAGAAAATTATCCGACAAACAGTACGACAATATCGTCGACAATTAACATGTGAACAACAAAATAGCGCGGCAGATAAAATAACTCACTATGCGTTAGCGCACGAACTTATACGATCTGCCTCCCATCTGGGGTTATTTCTTTCATTTGATGGCGAAATCAATACCAATCCATTAATTAAAAATCTCTGGGCACAAAACAAGAAAGTTTATCTGCCAGTTTTACATCCCTTTAATCGCTATCAGCTACTATTTCTAAACTATCGTCCTGATACTTTATTGATAAAAAATCGCTTTAATATTGCAGAGCCAACGCTTAATGTTATGGATGTTATACCAATAACACAATTAGATGTTCTGTTTGTGCCATTAGTGGCATTTGATAAACAAGGCCAGCGGTTAGGGATGGGAGGCGGATTTTACGATAGGTTGCTATCCGATTGGCACAAAAAACATTTTTATCCGATTGGATTAGCCCATGATTGCCAATTGGTTGATAAAATCCCCACTGCACCATGGGATATCCCATTACCAGAAATTATCACTCCATCAAAAAGATGGCGCTGGTAAATAATTAAACAGTAATTAACCCAATGTTATATTAAGATCATCAAATATTTTATGATTAAATTGTTTTTACCGGCTGTTTTTTCCCCTTAATAATTTTCTGCTGCAAAATAGCAATATTTTGTTCATAAGAATTACGATAAACATCATAATGGCCGTTACTTTTATTTAAATATATTCGTTTACCCTGATATTTATCTAAATCTTGTTTATGCTGTTGGATAAAGTGCTTTATTTCATCCACAGACTGGCAATCGATAGTTAATTTTATTTTTTTATTAATTTTATTTTTATGATTAATAATTTCCAACTTGGTTGTTTGCGTTTTTTCATCTATCGAAATAAATTTTAATGATATTCTTTCATCAATTTTTATTTTGTTTTGCTTATCAATAAGTTTAGCTAATGCAATAGTCGAAATTTCATTATCGTTAACCAAAAAACGATTTAACTGCCTCTCTTTCTGATGATCTTGTTGATGTGCTAGGTGACTCTTTTTAACAAAACTTCCCATGGCAAAAGTGAAATTTCCATCGGCTTGTTTTTCCACTGCATAGATAGAAGCAAGCTGATTAAAAAACTCAGTTAATTTTTGTTTATCAGTAAAATGATAAACCCCTGTATTTGAATCAAATAGAGTAAAAATTGGTTTATGATTGTTATCATTCTCAATTGTCAGCATCACTGAATGCGCTTTTAAGCCAATATTCAAATAAATACCATCAGAATTAGCTCGGAATCTATCCAATATATCAGCAAAAGTTTGAGAAGAAGCTTCTAACAAACAATAACGTTCTATTCCAGTTATATTATCATATCCGATATTATAGTTAGACAGAAAAAATTCAATATCCTTTGAATATGAATTAATGACATTTGTTTTTGCCTGTTTAAATTTGAGAAGAATATCTTGTATAGATAAAATATTTTCTACTGTACAAATACGCTGCCATTCTACATAAATGTCTCTATGCCATTTAAATTGAACCAATTCATTATTTTGATTTATACTTTCTGCATAAAATTTATCAATAAAACAATTAACATCGTTTCTATTGGTAAAATGCTTACCACCTCTACAAATCTCCATGATATCTTTATTATTTTGATTAATGACTTGCCTTAAATTAACCAATTTTGTTGCATAAAGTAATGCATATTTATTAATAAAATTATGCAAATAAATTGCTTCGTTAAGTAAATCATTAATTTTTGCATTAGCATGTAGTTTTTTAGCTTCAATAATGATTTTGTCATAATCATCCATATCATGTGTAATGGCTAAATTACTTAGCTGATTTAATTCTTTAATTGACTCTAAGAATTTATCACCTTGCACATAGCCACCCTGTGCAAACTGACACATATACATTAAAGACAGGCCATAACATATTCCTTCATCAATTTGAAAGCGCTTATCAGTTAAATCTAATCTAAAATACTTCTTTTTTAATAGTGCTATTTTTTGATTAAAATCTTCAAAAATATGTTTATTTTGACAAAAAATAACATCTGGATTTTTAATTCCATTAATTGACATAATAGCTTCCTTAAAATATATCTTTCCAAGTTAATTAGATAATATTTTAAATAAATTAATATTAGGATGAAACTAATAATAAGCATTTTTTTATAAAATATTACTAATTGATAGTATTTTATATTGAGAAAAAACACATTAAATATATTAATTAATAAATTATCAACTATACAAATACTCCTCTTTTGTAAAATAAATATATTAATATACAATAAAAATCAGCCCGCATTAACGGGCTATTTATTAGAAGAATAAATCAGTAAATTTTATCAATACAGCAGGCGTGTACGAATAGTACCAGGTAAAGATTTTAATTTTTGTAATAAACTTTTTGCTGTCTTTTCCGGTTGACTTGTAATATCAATCACAACATAACCAATATTTCCCTTAGTTTGCAAATATTGTGCCGCTATATTAATTTCGTCTTCCATAAAGATCTGATTAATACGATTTAACATCCCTGGACGATTTTCATGAATATGTAATAAACGATTAGTCTCTTCTGTGTGGATAGGTAATGAAACCTCAGGAAAATTAACCGCCGATAAAGTAGAACCATTATCAGAATATTTTGCTAACTTACTAGCCACTTCATGACCAATATTCTCCTGTGCTTCTTGGGTAGAACCACCAATATGAGGAGTTAAAATAACATTATCAAATCCAATTAACGGCGAGCTAAAAGGATCACCATTACTGGCTGGTTCTTTAGGAAAGACATCAATTGCTGCACCAGAGATATGCTGACTTTTCAATGCCTCACTTAATGCCGGAATATCCACTACACTACCACGTGAAGCATTGATCAAAATCGCGCCAGGTTTCATCAAAGTCAGTTGTTCTTTGGCAAACATATTCTTAGTACTTGCTGTTTCAGGAACATGTAAGCTAATTACATCACTCATATTGAGTAATTCGGTCATAGTCGGAACTTGGCAAGCGTTACCTAGCGGTAACTTATTTTCAATATCATAGAAATAAACATGCATTCCAATATTTTCAGCTAAGATACCTAATTGGGTACCAATATGGCCATAACCAATAATACCTAATTTCTTACTTCGTGCTTCATAGCTCCCTTTGGCTTGTTTATTCCATATTCCACGATGCGCTTTCATACTCGCTTCTGGAATACGACGCAAAAGTAATAATAATTCGCCGAGTACCATTTCTGCCACTGAGCGAGTGTTGGAAAAAGGAGCATTGAAAACCGGAATACCCCGCTTAGCCGCAGCTTGAATATCAACTTGATTGGTACCAATGCAAAAGCAACCGATTGCAATTAATTTTTCCGCTGCGGCCAAAACTTGTTCGCTAAGATAAGTGCGGGAGCGAATACCGATAAAATGAACATCAGGGATCACTGCGATTAATTCTTCTGTTGATAATGCACCTTCATGGTATTCAATATTTTCATAACCGGCTGCCCGCAGATTATTAATTGCACTTTGATGCACTCCCTCTAAAAGCAAAAATTTAATTTTCTGTTTTTGTAAAGATACATTTACCATTGACCCATCCTGTCATTAAGATTGCGGCTATCACCGATTTTGGCATACCACCATAACAAAAATTTTTTCAGTAGCAACACTATCGTTTATGCAAACAACAAAACTCATCTCAACAAAAAAACCTATAACGAACAAAGAGGAAACTAACCAGGCAAAAGTAAGATTTTTATCATACTAAAACAATTATAATGATATAACTGACTAAATTTGATAGTAAAAAAATTTAAATTTAATCGAGGCAATAAATATTGCCTCAATAACCGATCAAGGTTTTAAAAACCAGCAAACTATAGGTTTTTCGCCGTCAATTTTTCTACTCCAGTTGGTGTTGCCAGCAAAACAATATCCGCCGCGCGATTAGCAAATAAGCCTACCGTAATCACCCCAGCAATTGCATTAATTTTATTTTCTAACTCAATCGGATCGAGGATCTTTAGATTGTGAACATCAAGAATAACATTACCATTATCCGTAACCACATTTTGCCGATATTCTGGCAGGCCACCTAACTTTACTAATTCACGAGCGACGTAAGCACGCGCCATCGGAATTACTTCAACGGGTAATGGAAATGCGCCTAAAATATCAACTTGCTTAGATTCATCAGCAATAGCGATAAATTGCTTAGCCATTGCAGCGATAACTTTTTCACGCGTCAAAGCCGCTCCACCACCTTTGATCATCATTAAGTCTGGATTAAATTCATCAGCACCATCAATATAAATATCCACGCCATCCACCTCATTACTATCAAGAATGGGAATGGCTAATGCGGTTAATTTGTCGGTAGAAGCAACTGAACTTGAGACTGCACCTTTGATTAAATGCTTTTGTGTCGCTAAGCTATCAATAAAATGTGCAACGGTAGAGCCTGTACCAACACCAACCACCATATCGGCTTTGATATATTCCACAGCGGCCCAGCCAACCATTTTTTTTAATTCATCCTGTGTCATAATTAGTTGCCTTATTATTTTTTATTGCTAAAACCTACTAATTAATTAGTATAACGAAATTTCCCCGGCTATCGATTGGAAAAATATTGCATAGTAAGATATAGAATAACATCTGAATTGAATTCTAAAGAGATTTTTTCGTGATTAAACGCCCTGACTATCGAGCACTACAAGCACTGGATACTGTGATCCGTGAACGTGGCTTTGAGCGCGCAGCGCAAAAGTTATGTATCACTCAATCTGCCGTTTCTCAAAGAATTAAGCAGCTTGAAAACCTATTTGGTCAGCCATTATTGGTAAGAACGATCCCTCCTCAACCAACTGAGCAAGGACAAAAACTACTTGCTCTGTTACATCAAGTTGAATTATTGGAAGAGCAATGGCTTGGTGACGAAAACAGTGGCGCAACCCCGTTGCTGCTATCAATGGCGGTCAATGCTGATAGTTTAGCAACCTGGTTTCTGCCTGCTCTCAATCCAGTACTACATGACACGCCTATTCGCCTTAATATTCAAGTCGAAGATGAAACCCGGACGCAGGAGCTGTTACGTAGAGGAGAAGTCGTTGGCGCGATTAGTATTCAATCAGAGCCCTTGCCTGGCTGCCTAGTAGATAAACTGGGTGCGCTAGATTATCTATTCGTTTCGTCACCCACATTTGCTGAGCGCTATTTTCCTACTGGGGTGACAAAAACCTCACTATTAAGAACGCCGGCTGTTGCTTTTGATCATCTGGATGATATGCATCAAGCTTTTGTTCAACAGAATTTTAACCTATCGCCGGGTAGTGTTCCTTGCCATATTGTGAACTCATCAGAGGCTTTTGTTCAACTTGCCAAGCAAGGCTCAACTTGTTGTATGATCCCACATTTACAAATTATCAATGAATTAAATTCAGGCCAACTAGTCGATCTTACTCCCGGACTATATCAGCGTAGAATGCTATACTGGCACCGCTTTTCCCCTGAAAGCAGGACAATGAAAAAAGTGACTGACGCCCTAGTAAAAACCGGACGCCAGCTATTAAAACAAGAAGATAATAATGTAGAAAACAACAAGTAACGTTTCAATGCAAACACAACGTCAATTTGGTCGGAAAATCAATACACTGTTGTTCATCAGTTTGATTGCTGGCAGCGGCAGCTACCATTTGTATCATCGCCTTCATTTTTCGCATTAAATAAGGAGTTGCATCAGGTACCCGATTAATTAATACTATAGACTTTACCTAATTTAACATTAAATCCTAATGCTACGACCTCGCTTGCGCATTGTCATTGCCTAATTACATACTTTATACTAATTTGAACACCTAATTTGAGTTAAATATTTCAGTGATAGAGCATCAGTTAAATTCTTTTTCAATGAAAAACTTAAATTCTAATAGTTTTTCTTTTATTAATTTATTTTATGAGCTCTTTTTATTTATTGTTAAACTAGCTAGTAAATTATTTCAATAAAAAATAAAAAAATGATAAGTAATTAAAAAAATTATTGTAATATAATAAATATAATTAATTGAAAAAATAACTTGTTGTATTTATTATTAGAAAAAACATTCAATCATACTATATAAAAAATTAATTTTCATTTTATTATAGTTAATAAAAATAGTGAAAAGCAAAGAAAATACTTCTTTGCTTTAATCATATTATAAGAATAGTTAATTTTGTTTAATAACTATACTGCGATGCGACAAAAATATTTTGTTCAACTCCATTGTTAATAAAATCAATCAAATTTAATGATGCTCTGTCTTTTTCTTTATTAAAAGCTGATAGTTTATCGATCAAGATATTTATGCTATCACTATCCAGATAATTACCATTATTTATTCCTGCATAAATTTTTATTTTATCTTCATTCGCTACTGCATTTTTAATAGTAATACTGGATTTCTTATCTTTTGATTTAATAAGATAATCTTGTTGGTTATCCGCTATATAGTATCGTATATTCCCATCAGAAAAATAGTGATCAAAATTTTGAATATAAATCGTATCAGAACCACCAGCACAATTAATAGTTACATGCCCAACTTGATGATTAATAAATATTGCATTGTTACCTTTACCGCCATTAATTTCATCATTTCCATTGATAGTAATAATAGTATCATCACCTATACCACTATTAACAATATCATTCCCTTCACCTGGTAAAATAATATTATGGCCTTTTGCGGTAACAACTATATCATCTCCTATTCCAGCATCAATAATATTATTGCCATTTATCACTGTCACCAAATCATCTCCAGGGCCAGCATTAATTATATTATCGCGTCCACTTAAGTCAGTAATAATATCATCACCGGCCATAGTATCTAATCGATTTTCATTTAAGCGATAACCTACTGGTAACTCAATTATATCATGACCTGACGTTGGTTCTTTAATTGCAATTATTGGAACAATTTTATTTTCGCCTTTTTTTAATGACATCATAAAACATTGCTGATTTTTATCCTGTACAATGATATTTTTTATTTCTTTTTTAGGTAAATTCTTAAAAACAATATTAGCAATTTTGCCAACTTTATCTTTATGAATAAGACGTTCACCATCAAATTCAAAATCATAGCCACTATATTCTTGTATTGCGATAATAATCTTATCTTTACTATCAAAACTATTTTTTACTTTACTAAAATCAAAAATAATATCTTCATTAAGATTGAAAGTAGTATCAGCTTCAGGAGAATTTTTTAATGCCATGCTCTTAATAAGATAGAAATCATTACCTTTTGAAACATAAATATAATACTGTGCAGCCAGAGCAATAATCTGATCATCATTATCACCAATAATAGTCATCCCTTCTGATGTTAAAAATTTTGCCATAACTTTAATGCCAGTAGGCATTTTATAAATATCTTTGCTAAAAACCTTAAAACTATTACGCGCAAAATTAACTTCAACATCATTGGTATAGACATTTCCTTCATTGGGATATTTTGGTCTAACATATGTCGCTTTAAAATATTCAGTTGGATTTCTATTTTTATCTGTTTTTGAAACTAATATAGGTGACAGTAAAAAGCTATCTTGACATTTCACATTATATTCATGATTTGTAAAATAGTTGCCTTTTTCATCCTGTGCATAAACGTTTTTTAATCTAATTACGATATTACTTATTATGTTATTTTTAACAAATTTGGCGTTATTGATAATTTCAATTTCAATAACAATATCATTACCCGATCTGGAAACAGATTTTATTTCATTAATATCATAATCCAGGTAAACCACACTCTGTTGATTAATATTTCGATGACTGTCATCAATGACAATTTGTGCATTATAAGAATAGCCGTTTTTAAAGCGAAACTTTGGATTGGTTGTAGAGGCAATTTCTTCACTATTATTCGTATCAGCAAAAACAAAAGCGCCTTTTATTGGATCCCAATGCTGATATTGCAAATTATCATCGGCAAATATCTCAATATGATCTTGCCAGTTATAGCGCTTAATCCGATAAACATCATGACCTTCACCACCATCAGCAATGCCTTGAGTTAAAATTAAAGTATCATTACCTTTACCACCATACAATTTATCATTACCTAGATTACCATCTAAAACATTATCCCGTGCATCACCAACAATAATATCGGCACTATTCGCTACTACGGTTACATTTTCCATGTTTTTGATGGTGGCAAGCAGCTGTGATTGCTTAAATGAAGAGGATTTTTCATTATCATAATTATCAATAGCATACTGGTGATTATCGATCGCCCAAATCTCTTCTTGCGCTAAATTAACCAATACACCATCCTGTATGGTAAAGCTATCCTTATCAAACCCCTGTAAATTAGTACTATTTTTTTCTATATCAACATTGGAATTAGATTTAATTACTGGTAATTGATTAATAATTATAGAATTACTACCTGCATATCCATCTAAATATCGTGTCTCATTCGGATAATGTGCATCAAAATTTAATACGAAAGTATCATTTTTCTCACCACCGAAAAAAACTTTATTACCGTTATAGATCTCAAATCTATTTTTATACTGTTTAAAACCAACAATGGTATCATTACCATTAGCCGTGTTAAAAATAATACCTGCATTCTCTCCTGCTAGTGACAACTGATATTGTAGCTGATTTCTATCAAGAGGAATGGACTTAACCTCTTCCTTGTCAGTTAAATAAATAAATTGCGTATTTTTTTCAATATAAGAATAAATCGATGCTATTTTTTTTCCTGTCAGATAAAAATCCAAATCCTTTCTTTCTGGATCAAATATAAAAGTTTCATTGCTTGTTGAACTCATTACTGGGGCGTAATTTTTTATTACGACAGATTCGGCTGCATATTTATCAGGATATACCGTGGTAATTCTGCTAACTTCATCTTCGGTAAATCGGTATTTAGGATAAGTGAAGAAAGAATTACCCAAAGTTTTATCGCCTATAGTGCCCTCCAAAAGGGACATATCAAGGTAATTGTAATTTTCTGTTGTTTGTTCATGGGCAGAAATTTGTATTTTAGAACCATTTAATTTTTCAAGAGTTAATACTTTTGCTTGCTCCTTAGTTGTCAAACTTAAACCTGATCCAATATCCCGTAGATTAAACAGCGGTACTTCTGCCATTTGATAACTCTCTTTTACATACAGAGCTCGACCATAGCCTTCTGTTCGAAAAATATTAATTTGGTTCTTAAATCGTTGTAATAGTGACTCCTCGTAACCTTCTTCTTCATTATAGGCTTGCAACTTGTTGAGAACACTGGTGGGTGGCTGTTCACCAAAAGCGGCCCTAATTCCTGTCGCAAACTCTTCCCATCCCGTAAGCTTGACCTTCTCCTCAATACGTTCAACGGCTCTAATGCCATTATAAATCATGCCACCAACCATTAATCCAGCCCCGACAGCAATGCCTATTGGCCCGGCAGCAGAAAAACCAGCCAAAAGAGCAACCGAAACAGCGATACTGACCGCCGCACTGACGACCGCAATCGTTCCATTAACGATCAAATCTTGTCGCACCTCAGGATCAGCTTCGGTCGATAATTGGTGAAATGACTGATAAGCATTGTAAATATCAAATCCGGCCGACAAAGCATTTAATACTGCTGTTGCGCGGCCGGCAAATTTGGCGGCAATCTCTGTGGAATCAGTGATTTTATTTACTGATTTAAATATGATTGGCTGCATGATATCGGTACCAAAATTGGCCGCTGCGGCGCCATATGCCACTGCAAGTTGCTGCCTAATTTCAGCTTTTTGTTCATCGGATAAACGCGGATCCTGTAATTGATCTGCCGCCCGGTTAGTTAAAATCCAAAGCTGAGCAATCCCGATAGCTTGTGAACCATAGCCTACTTTACTCATTATTCGCGCATAACGGGGCAATTTAAAGGTGGTATTTTTCATTTCATGCCACAATGCAGCATCAATTACCTCACCTTTAACATAGCGATCAACATAGCCTAATTGCTGTTTTACTATCCCTACATCTGCCAACTCCGCACGCGTGGCGATCAGGTTATCTTGCCCTTTTTGATCAATTAGTGATTTAATTAATTTAATAAATTGCGGGTCATGATGACTACCATCAAGTAACATCAAGTGATGGCTTAACATAGCGGCATCAAATGTCAATCGCTCACGCCAGTCTGGCAATGATTGAATATGTCTGACTGATAGAGATTGGCCATCAATTTGTGCTCCAGCACGTATCAATAATGGCAGGCTAATCTCAATATTATTTATTTTAACCAAATAAGTGTTAGCATCTAACTGAGGGGGAGTAAATTGCCAAAAAACGTCTGTTTTTTCAACTGACTATTGATCAAGTATTAATTCATAGATGTCAAAGAGATAATCACCATTAATGTTTTCAATCATCAAATCAGCTTTCCGCTCTGTGTTCTCCTTGTGGTATCGGGTCTCACTATCTAAATACGTTTGAAAGACATGGAAAAAATCCTCTTGTGCTTGTTTTTGCTTACCACTATTAATAACAAGTTCACCGGCTTTCGGATCATAAAGCTGGTATTGAAAAATATCATCTTGCCGCTTAATCACAACAGTAAAAGCATGCTCACCTGACTGCAAATAGTAACCACCATCCGATGCTTGCATTAACCAGTTTTTTAGTGATTGATTTTCAATCCGTGCAGTATAATTAATCTTTTGCAGCTGGCTAATGGCAGCGTCAAACTCGGTTAAAAATTGTTGATCCTGGCTACTAGGCTCACTTTTGCTATTAAGCTCAAGCAAAGCCTGTTGGTATGCTAATATTTTAATAAATTCTGCTTGCTTCCCTTTCTGACATGCTATGACATAAAGAGCACCCAATGCTTGTTCAATACGTAAGCTATTGGTATTTGTCTTATCCAAATAATCTCCATGGCTAACCACAGATATGGTTGCCTCACTCTGCGAGCATTGTGCTGATTTAGTTAAACTGACTATATTATCCAAAACTCGTTGCCGCCAAGTAGAACTCTTCATCAAAGTTTGTTTTAATGAAAGTCCGTCAAACTCATTACCAATTTTTAGACCAGTAAATTCCTGTAATTGAGTTTGAATAAATTCAATATATTCTGGATGTGCAAGTGCCTGCATTAAATAAATGGTATCAAGTTCACCATTACTGGATGAAAAATATTGTCTTAATAGATAGCGACTATGATCGCTTAAATAGCGAACAGCATAGGGATTTGCCTGTAATTCACCAACCAGAAAAGATAATTCTGCCGATTGCTGACTTAAGGATAAGGTCTCTTGTGCAACAAAAAGGGAATTCCAGCGTAACCGAGCATCATGAGCAAGATAATCACCATGGGCAAAATACTGGTTAACCTTAATACTTAATAGCGGATCATAAATTGTTTGCTTAAGTTTCTTAATATCAAGTTTACCCTGCTGATCAGCAAAACTAGGTAGCAATATTGCAGGATTTTTAGCGGTAACTTCTGCTAGCGTTATTTTCCCGCTTACAATATCGAGTAACAAAGCCTTAATTGGTGGTTCACCATTAATCATCAATTTTTGCGTTGTACTATCAAGCTGAAAAGTGTTTTTTTGCAGTTCATGATAATCATCCAGCAAAATACCGAGTTCAGAATCTGGCAACATAAATTCTGATTTTGGCTGGTGAATTGAAACCGAAGAATTCAGCCCTTTTTCCGCCAATTTTTGGCATAAACGGGCGGCTACATACTGAGGATCATAAATAGCAGTATTTTCTATTTTGCCTTTATCATTAAATAGTTTGATCTCCGTTGGCACTTTTAGCGGGTATTTTTGCCGTAAAACCAGTAATGATTGTGATAGAGTATCAGGATCCAATGACTGCAACTCATTGCCATCTAAAATCGTCCAACTGTGATTGCCGTACAATGCTAAACTTGACAAGGTGCCATATTCAATAAACGACTGATTATTTTTAACATCATACTGAATAATAAGGGTATTTTCGGGTTTAAATATGGCATATAATTGCGCTTTAGTCAGACTCTCTTTATCACTAGTTAGGCGAATAATAACATTCAATTTATCACTATTATTATCGGGAAGATTTAACTTATTTTCATCAATATAGTTTTTATTTACGGTCTTCCATATTGGCGCTTCATCAATACCGTTATTAATCATTTCACTCGTTATTTTATTATAAAAATTCTCATAATCATTGTAGTCTGACTC from Arsenophonus sp. aPb includes these protein-coding regions:
- a CDS encoding 5-formyltetrahydrofolate cyclo-ligase; the protein is MSNNLLKRQKIIRQTVRQYRRQLTCEQQNSAADKITHYALAHELIRSASHLGLFLSFDGEINTNPLIKNLWAQNKKVYLPVLHPFNRYQLLFLNYRPDTLLIKNRFNIAEPTLNVMDVIPITQLDVLFVPLVAFDKQGQRLGMGGGFYDRLLSDWHKKHFYPIGLAHDCQLVDKIPTAPWDIPLPEIITPSKRWRW
- the serA gene encoding phosphoglycerate dehydrogenase, which codes for MVNVSLQKQKIKFLLLEGVHQSAINNLRAAGYENIEYHEGALSTEELIAVIPDVHFIGIRSRTYLSEQVLAAAEKLIAIGCFCIGTNQVDIQAAAKRGIPVFNAPFSNTRSVAEMVLGELLLLLRRIPEASMKAHRGIWNKQAKGSYEARSKKLGIIGYGHIGTQLGILAENIGMHVYFYDIENKLPLGNACQVPTMTELLNMSDVISLHVPETASTKNMFAKEQLTLMKPGAILINASRGSVVDIPALSEALKSQHISGAAIDVFPKEPASNGDPFSSPLIGFDNVILTPHIGGSTQEAQENIGHEVASKLAKYSDNGSTLSAVNFPEVSLPIHTEETNRLLHIHENRPGMLNRINQIFMEDEINIAAQYLQTKGNIGYVVIDITSQPEKTAKSLLQKLKSLPGTIRTRLLY
- the rpiA gene encoding ribose-5-phosphate isomerase RpiA, yielding MTQDELKKMVGWAAVEYIKADMVVGVGTGSTVAHFIDSLATQKHLIKGAVSSSVASTDKLTALAIPILDSNEVDGVDIYIDGADEFNPDLMMIKGGGAALTREKVIAAMAKQFIAIADESKQVDILGAFPLPVEVIPMARAYVARELVKLGGLPEYRQNVVTDNGNVILDVHNLKILDPIELENKINAIAGVITVGLFANRAADIVLLATPTGVEKLTAKNL
- a CDS encoding LysR family transcriptional regulator ArgP; translated protein: MKRPDYRALQALDTVIRERGFERAAQKLCITQSAVSQRIKQLENLFGQPLLVRTIPPQPTEQGQKLLALLHQVELLEEQWLGDENSGATPLLLSMAVNADSLATWFLPALNPVLHDTPIRLNIQVEDETRTQELLRRGEVVGAISIQSEPLPGCLVDKLGALDYLFVSSPTFAERYFPTGVTKTSLLRTPAVAFDHLDDMHQAFVQQNFNLSPGSVPCHIVNSSEAFVQLAKQGSTCCMIPHLQIINELNSGQLVDLTPGLYQRRMLYWHRFSPESRTMKKVTDALVKTGRQLLKQEDNNVENNK